GATTGCGGGCGGCAGGTCGATCACCTCGAGCGATGTGCGATAGGACGGCCAGATGCGCACGATGAGCGCGGCCATCGCGAAGAGCGTAGCGCCATAGCCGAGCACCTGCCAACGCTGATCGCGGAGCGTTTTCACGAAGAGGCTACGCGCTCGCATAGGCGGACTCCTCTTCGACGTCATGCTCAGGGGCGCCACCGGCGTAGTAGGCCATGAAGATGTCTTCCAGGCTCGGCTGCTCCGTGCGCAGGTCGACGACGGTGTAGCGCGCCATGGCCTTCAACAGCGCGTCGATGCCATCGCGGGCCTGCAAGTGCATGATAGCGCCGTCGCGGTGCAACTCTTTCACGCCGGGCAGCGCGAAGGCGCCCGGGGGCGGCGGCTGCGCGAACGTCACTTCGAGCACGTGCACGGAGCGGCTCTTCAGCCGGGCGATGTCTTCGACGGCGACGATGCGGCCTTCGCGGATGATGGCCACGGACTGGCTAAGGCGCTCGACCTCCGAGAGGATGTGCGACGAGAAGAAGACGGTGCGTTCATCGCGCACGACGTCTTGGAGCAGTTCGCCGACGTTCTCCTGGACGAGCGGGTCGAGGCCGCCGGTCGGCTCATCGAGCACGAGCAGTTCGGGGCGGTGCATCAATGCCTGGACGAGGCCGAGCTTCTGCCTGTTGCCCTTCGACAGGGCGCGGATCGGCCGCGAGACGTCGAGGCCCAGCCGCTGGCAGAGTGCGCGACGGAACGCCGCATCGCGCTTGCGGGGGCGAAACGAGTCGATGAGGTCGAGGAACTCTTCGCCGCGCATGGCGTCGTAAAGGCGGAGGTCGCCGGGCAGATAGCCGGTGCGCTCACGCACGTCGATCGACTGGCGCTGGCAGTCGAAGCCGAGCACCGAAGCGCTGCCCGCTGTCGGGCGGATCAAGTCGAGCAGGATGCGGATAGCGGTGGTCTTGCCGGCGCCGTTGGGCCCGAGGAACCCGAAGATGCGCCCGGGTCCGATGCGCAGGTCAATGCCATCGAGCGCGCGGGCGCGGCCGTAGTCCTTGACGAGGCCGCGGAACTCGATGGCCGGCGTCGGATCCATGCGGAAACTATAGGGGATGGCCCGGTGCATGCGACGTGCCTGACAGCCCTCGAATGCGCGTTCTGAACGCCTGACGTTGGCGGCGGAGACGCATAGTGGTGTGCGAGCGGCGGCTACACGTATGTATCGAATGACTCACGGAAGCGCGCAATGCCACCGGGCGACGTCAGGCGCTGCTAGGGTTGGATCGAACAAGAATTTTTCCCCGCCAGGAATGCGAAGGAGAAGGCAAGCATGTTCAACACACCGCATTTGAATCCCCTGGAGTGGTTGGCGGCGGTCGTCCTGATCGTCGGTGGGCTTAAC
The window above is part of the Dehalococcoidia bacterium genome. Proteins encoded here:
- a CDS encoding ABC transporter ATP-binding protein, with translation MDPTPAIEFRGLVKDYGRARALDGIDLRIGPGRIFGFLGPNGAGKTTAIRILLDLIRPTAGSASVLGFDCQRQSIDVRERTGYLPGDLRLYDAMRGEEFLDLIDSFRPRKRDAAFRRALCQRLGLDVSRPIRALSKGNRQKLGLVQALMHRPELLVLDEPTGGLDPLVQENVGELLQDVVRDERTVFFSSHILSEVERLSQSVAIIREGRIVAVEDIARLKSRSVHVLEVTFAQPPPPGAFALPGVKELHRDGAIMHLQARDGIDALLKAMARYTVVDLRTEQPSLEDIFMAYYAGGAPEHDVEEESAYASA